One genomic region from Haloarcula sp. DT43 encodes:
- a CDS encoding UPF0058 family protein: protein MKKQELIHLHGLLAQVQNHYEAESGNEVDHDEYEELGVKPTSIHKSKTDHKAAVFAIADGIASEMADEAKEPVSAAAD from the coding sequence ATGAAAAAGCAGGAGCTCATCCACCTTCACGGCCTGCTTGCACAGGTACAGAACCACTACGAAGCCGAATCCGGGAACGAAGTGGACCACGACGAATACGAGGAACTGGGCGTCAAGCCGACATCGATTCACAAGTCGAAAACCGACCACAAGGCCGCTGTTTTTGCGATTGCTGACGGTATTGCCTCCGAGATGGCCGACGAAGCCAAAGAGCCTGTTTCTGCCGCCGCGGACTAA
- a CDS encoding DUF555 domain-containing protein, whose amino-acid sequence MNCRVVVEAAVPVYDVASADEAVRIAISKTGEMLNPDLNYVEINMGDRHCPHCGETLEPAFLAADESLVALELEMTVFNVERDEHAARIARKEIGQRLENIPLDVLEIEEIPEESDEDTDTEADDESSQSAEDSEDVLPEFEELIDE is encoded by the coding sequence ATGAATTGCCGAGTTGTCGTCGAGGCCGCAGTCCCAGTGTACGACGTGGCGTCTGCGGACGAGGCAGTTCGCATCGCCATCTCGAAGACGGGGGAGATGCTGAACCCCGACCTCAACTACGTCGAAATCAACATGGGGGACCGTCACTGCCCGCACTGCGGCGAGACACTGGAGCCTGCGTTCCTTGCCGCCGACGAGAGCCTCGTCGCGCTCGAACTGGAGATGACCGTGTTCAACGTCGAACGGGACGAACACGCCGCCCGAATCGCCCGCAAGGAAATCGGGCAACGGCTGGAGAACATCCCGCTGGACGTGCTCGAAATCGAGGAGATCCCGGAGGAGTCCGACGAGGACACCGATACCGAGGCCGACGACGAGTCGAGTCAATCGGCGGAGGACTCCGAGGACGTGTTGCCCGAGTTCGAGGAATTAATCGACGAATAA
- a CDS encoding DNA-3-methyladenine glycosylase family protein encodes MEQGVIDVGSLAGGIDLQATVESGQSYLWNREDGGMYGREGATGGDAWYWTTVRRDGSPAVVRVRQRDGGLEWESTIDAEATLRRLLRLEDDLPAIRETAPADDVVRSAYDSFWGLRLVQDPPFGSLISFICSAQMRVARIHGMQRALRDAFGEEVAFDGRTYSAYPTPEALAETTEERLRELGLGYRAPYVQRTAEMVATGDADPEEAVGLDYEDARESLTRFVGVGDKVADCVLLFSLGYLEAVPLDTWIRTTIEEYYPDCERGNYAETSRAIRAALGGEYAGYTQTYLFHYLRTGSDES; translated from the coding sequence ATGGAACAGGGCGTCATCGACGTTGGGTCGCTGGCCGGCGGTATCGACCTGCAGGCAACTGTCGAGAGCGGGCAGTCGTACCTCTGGAACCGGGAGGACGGGGGGATGTACGGGCGCGAGGGGGCGACCGGTGGCGACGCGTGGTACTGGACTACGGTCCGTCGAGACGGGTCGCCGGCGGTCGTCCGCGTCCGTCAGCGGGACGGGGGCCTGGAATGGGAGTCCACAATCGACGCCGAGGCGACGCTCAGACGGCTGCTCCGTCTGGAGGACGACCTCCCCGCGATTCGTGAGACGGCACCGGCCGACGACGTGGTCCGGTCGGCCTACGACTCGTTCTGGGGGCTGCGCCTCGTGCAGGACCCGCCGTTTGGCTCGCTCATCTCCTTTATCTGCTCGGCCCAGATGCGCGTCGCGCGGATTCACGGCATGCAGCGGGCGCTACGTGACGCGTTCGGCGAGGAAGTCGCGTTCGACGGCCGGACGTACAGCGCCTATCCGACGCCCGAGGCACTGGCCGAAACGACGGAAGAACGGCTCCGGGAGCTCGGGCTGGGTTACCGCGCGCCGTACGTCCAGCGCACCGCCGAGATGGTGGCGACCGGCGACGCCGACCCCGAGGAGGCCGTCGGCCTCGACTACGAGGACGCCAGGGAGTCGCTCACCCGCTTCGTCGGCGTCGGCGACAAGGTCGCGGACTGCGTGTTGCTGTTCTCGCTTGGCTACCTCGAAGCGGTCCCGCTTGACACCTGGATTCGGACGACCATCGAGGAGTACTACCCGGACTGCGAGCGGGGGAACTACGCCGAGACGTCGCGTGCCATCCGGGCCGCGCTCGGCGGCGAGTACGCCGGCTACACGCAGACGTATCTGTTCCACTACCTCCGGACGGGCAGCGACGAGAGCTGA
- a CDS encoding acylphosphatase: MARTRAHVFVSGRVQGVYYRATTRERAQGQGVDGWVRNLDDGRVEAVFEGPEADVEAMVEFCHEGSERANVTDVEVEYGDPEGLDGFEVKW, encoded by the coding sequence ATGGCTCGCACGCGAGCACACGTGTTCGTCTCCGGTCGTGTTCAGGGCGTCTACTACAGGGCGACCACGCGGGAGCGCGCACAGGGACAGGGCGTCGACGGATGGGTCCGCAACCTCGACGACGGCCGCGTCGAGGCGGTGTTCGAAGGCCCCGAGGCCGACGTGGAAGCGATGGTCGAGTTCTGCCACGAGGGGAGCGAACGCGCGAACGTCACCGACGTCGAAGTCGAGTACGGGGACCCCGAGGGGCTGGACGGCTTCGAAGTCAAGTGGTGA